One Synechococcus sp. PROS-9-1 DNA window includes the following coding sequences:
- a CDS encoding glycosyltransferase family 1 protein, whose product MKIAFFTETFLPKVDGIVTRLTKTVKHLVDAGDEVVVFCPEGAPSNYMGAKVVGVPAMPLPLYPELKLALPRPAVSEAIDAFQPDLIHVVNPAVLGLGGIWLAKTKSIPLIASYHTHLPKYLEHYGMGMLEPLLWELLKAAHNQAVLNLCTSTAMVQELSDKGIQHTALWQRGVDTEMFRPELRSPELRQRLLGEYDDRGELLLYVGRLSAEKQIERIRPVLEALPDARLALVGDGPHRQQLEKHFEGTATTFVGYLAGEELAGAYASGDAFLFPSSTETLGLVLLEAMAAGCPVVGANRGGIPDIISDGVNGCLYEPDGADAGAGSLIEATGKLLGNDLERQALRNAARSEAERWGWAGATEQLRGYYRQVLSSDISSAA is encoded by the coding sequence TTGAAAATCGCCTTCTTTACAGAAACCTTCCTCCCCAAAGTCGACGGCATCGTCACCCGGCTCACCAAAACGGTGAAGCATTTGGTGGATGCGGGAGATGAGGTGGTGGTGTTTTGTCCGGAAGGCGCACCCAGCAACTACATGGGGGCGAAGGTGGTGGGCGTTCCTGCCATGCCCTTGCCGCTCTACCCAGAGCTGAAGCTGGCCTTACCGCGTCCAGCTGTCTCCGAGGCCATCGATGCCTTCCAGCCAGACCTGATCCACGTGGTGAACCCAGCGGTTCTGGGATTGGGAGGCATCTGGCTCGCCAAGACCAAATCCATCCCCCTGATCGCCAGCTATCACACACACCTGCCGAAGTATCTCGAGCACTACGGCATGGGCATGCTCGAACCCTTGTTGTGGGAGCTCCTAAAAGCGGCTCATAACCAAGCTGTGCTGAATCTCTGCACCTCCACCGCGATGGTGCAAGAGCTCAGCGATAAGGGCATCCAGCACACCGCGCTATGGCAGCGGGGCGTCGATACGGAGATGTTCCGGCCTGAGTTGCGTAGCCCAGAACTCCGTCAACGCTTGCTTGGTGAATACGACGACCGCGGAGAGCTTCTGCTGTATGTGGGTCGGCTCTCCGCAGAAAAGCAGATCGAACGGATCCGTCCGGTGCTGGAAGCCTTGCCCGATGCGCGACTGGCGCTGGTAGGCGATGGCCCCCACCGGCAGCAACTGGAGAAGCATTTCGAGGGAACAGCCACCACCTTTGTGGGTTATCTGGCTGGCGAAGAACTCGCTGGGGCCTATGCCAGCGGTGATGCCTTCCTCTTCCCCTCCAGCACCGAAACCCTTGGCCTTGTGTTGCTCGAGGCGATGGCCGCTGGCTGCCCCGTGGTGGGCGCCAATCGCGGCGGTATCCCGGACATCATTAGCGACGGTGTGAACGGTTGTCTCTATGAACCGGACGGAGCCGATGCGGGAGCAGGAAGCTTGATCGAAGCCACCGGCAAGCTGCTTGGTAATGACCTCGAGCGTCAAGCCCTCCGCAATGCCGCCCGCTCAGAAGCAGAACGTTGGGGCTGGGCCGGGGCAACGGAGCAACTACGGGGCTATTACCGTCAGGTGCTCTCCTCAGACATCAGCTCAGCGGCCTAA
- a CDS encoding NAD-dependent epimerase/dehydratase family protein: MKVLVLGGDGFCGWPCAVNLADQDHDVLIVDNLSRRKIDIDLEVESLTPITSIGERLNVWESIGGKPMRFIHMDIAHEYQRLLDLIIEEKPDAIVHFAEQRAAPYSMKSSATKRYTVDNNVNGTHNLLAAIVESGQDIHVVHLGTMGVYGYGSHRGATIPEGYLKVEVPQPDGSRFEEEILHPASPGSVYHMTKTLDQLLFLYYNKNDKVRITDLHQGIVWGTNTEATDRDPRLTNRFDYDGDYGTVLNRFLMQAAIGYPLTVHGTGGQTRAFIHIRDSVRCVQLALENRPEKGERVKIFNQMTESHQVGELANKVAALTGAQVNNLPNPRNEAVENDLIVDNRCFIELGLKPTTLDDGLLKEVVEIATKYADRCDRNRILCTSAWTKTQAQAIGNAS; encoded by the coding sequence GTGAAAGTTCTCGTTTTAGGTGGTGACGGCTTCTGCGGCTGGCCTTGTGCGGTGAATTTGGCTGACCAAGATCACGATGTTTTGATCGTGGACAACCTCAGCCGTCGCAAGATCGATATCGACCTTGAGGTGGAGTCGTTAACGCCGATCACGAGCATCGGTGAACGTCTCAACGTGTGGGAAAGCATTGGCGGCAAGCCCATGCGATTCATCCACATGGATATCGCCCACGAATACCAACGGCTCCTCGATCTCATCATCGAAGAGAAGCCCGATGCGATCGTGCACTTCGCCGAACAGCGCGCTGCGCCCTATTCCATGAAGAGCAGCGCCACCAAGCGCTACACCGTTGACAACAACGTGAACGGCACCCACAACCTGCTGGCCGCGATCGTCGAGTCTGGCCAAGACATCCACGTGGTGCACCTCGGCACCATGGGTGTGTACGGCTATGGCTCCCACCGTGGCGCCACCATTCCTGAGGGCTACCTCAAGGTGGAAGTGCCCCAGCCTGACGGCAGCCGTTTTGAAGAGGAAATTCTTCATCCGGCCAGTCCTGGCAGCGTTTATCACATGACCAAGACGCTCGATCAGTTGCTGTTCCTGTACTACAACAAGAACGACAAGGTCAGAATTACCGACCTTCACCAAGGGATTGTTTGGGGCACCAACACCGAGGCCACGGATCGTGATCCGCGTCTCACCAACCGCTTTGATTACGACGGTGACTACGGAACGGTTCTAAACCGGTTCCTGATGCAAGCAGCGATCGGATATCCCCTCACCGTGCATGGCACGGGCGGTCAAACCCGGGCTTTCATTCACATCCGTGACTCGGTGCGTTGCGTGCAGCTCGCGCTCGAAAACCGGCCAGAGAAAGGCGAACGTGTCAAGATCTTCAACCAAATGACCGAGAGCCACCAAGTGGGCGAACTCGCCAACAAGGTGGCTGCGCTGACAGGCGCTCAGGTCAACAATCTTCCGAACCCCCGCAATGAAGCCGTTGAAAACGATCTGATCGTGGACAACCGCTGCTTCATCGAGCTTGGGCTTAAACCCACCACCCTTGATGACGGCCTTCTCAAAGAAGTCGTAGAAATTGCGACGAAATACGCCGATCGCTGCGACCGCAATCGCATCCTCTGCACGTCGGCCTGGACCAAGACGCAGGCCCAAGCCATTGGCAACGCCTCCTGA
- the psb34 gene encoding photosystem II assembly protein Psb34, translating to MQVTQEDGGRLNAFAKEPRMEVISDEASLSNGSRLLIISGAVLVIALMALSVAVS from the coding sequence ATGCAGGTCACCCAAGAAGATGGCGGTCGCCTCAACGCCTTCGCGAAGGAACCTCGTATGGAAGTCATCAGCGATGAAGCCTCTCTCAGCAACGGGTCTCGGCTCCTGATCATCTCTGGCGCAGTGCTTGTGATCGCCCTTATGGCTCTGTCCGTAGCCGTCAGCTAA
- a CDS encoding thiazole synthase has protein sequence MDPTHSHDDALQIGGRSFHSRLITGTGKYPSLEAMQHSLQRSGCEMVTVAVRRVQAVAEGHAGLMEAIDWSRIWMLPNTAGCINAEEAVRVARLGRELAKLAGQDNNNFVKLEVIPDSRHLLPDPFGTLEAAEMLVKEGFTVLPYINADPLLAKRLEEAGCATVMPLGSPIGSGQGLRNAANIGLIIENARVPVVVDAGIGVPSDAAQAMEMGADAVLINSAIALAGQPPLMAEAMASAVQAGRQSLLAGRLPSRAEASPSSPTSGRINT, from the coding sequence ATGGATCCGACCCACTCTCACGACGATGCACTTCAAATCGGAGGGCGCAGCTTCCATAGCAGGCTGATCACGGGAACAGGCAAATACCCAAGCCTGGAGGCCATGCAGCACAGCCTGCAGCGCTCAGGCTGCGAGATGGTCACGGTTGCCGTGCGGCGGGTTCAGGCGGTCGCTGAGGGGCATGCAGGCCTGATGGAAGCAATTGACTGGTCTCGAATCTGGATGCTTCCCAATACGGCGGGGTGCATTAACGCGGAAGAGGCCGTACGGGTAGCCCGGCTCGGCAGGGAGCTCGCGAAGCTGGCCGGTCAAGACAACAACAACTTTGTGAAATTGGAGGTCATTCCAGACAGTCGTCATTTGCTGCCCGACCCCTTTGGCACATTGGAAGCGGCAGAAATGCTGGTGAAGGAGGGCTTCACAGTGCTCCCCTACATCAATGCCGACCCACTCCTGGCTAAGCGTTTGGAAGAGGCGGGCTGCGCCACCGTGATGCCGCTGGGATCCCCCATTGGATCAGGTCAGGGCTTGCGCAATGCCGCCAACATTGGTCTGATCATTGAGAACGCCAGGGTGCCGGTGGTGGTGGATGCGGGAATCGGCGTACCAAGTGATGCAGCCCAGGCGATGGAGATGGGCGCTGATGCCGTTCTCATCAACAGCGCCATCGCCCTCGCTGGACAACCTCCTCTCATGGCAGAAGCGATGGCCTCCGCCGTGCAGGCAGGACGCCAATCTTTGCTCGCTGGCCGATTGCCATCCCGTGCAGAAGCCTCTCCGAGCTCCCCCACCAGTGGACGCATCAACACCTAG
- the rplT gene encoding 50S ribosomal protein L20, whose translation MARVKRGNVARKRRNKILRLARGFRGSNGTLFRTANQRVMKALCNAYRDRRRRKRDFRRLWIARINAAARMNGVSYSRLIGGLKKADVRINRKMLAQMAVVDPASFANVVNATQG comes from the coding sequence ATGGCTCGCGTCAAGAGAGGCAATGTTGCCCGTAAACGCCGCAATAAAATTCTTCGCTTAGCCCGTGGCTTCCGCGGCAGCAACGGAACACTGTTCCGTACGGCAAATCAACGCGTCATGAAGGCGCTTTGTAATGCCTACCGCGATCGTCGTCGTCGCAAGCGTGATTTCCGCCGTCTTTGGATTGCACGGATCAATGCTGCAGCACGGATGAATGGCGTGAGCTATAGCCGTTTGATTGGTGGCCTCAAGAAAGCTGACGTGCGGATCAACCGCAAAATGTTGGCTCAAATGGCTGTTGTCGATCCTGCGAGTTTCGCCAACGTCGTGAATGCCACTCAGGGTTAA
- the rpmI gene encoding 50S ribosomal protein L35: MPKLKTRKSAAKRFKATGTGKFMRRRAFHNHLLDHKSPKQKRHLKTKAVVDRTDEERVTLMMPYA; the protein is encoded by the coding sequence ATGCCCAAGCTCAAGACCCGCAAATCAGCCGCCAAGCGGTTCAAAGCAACAGGCACTGGCAAGTTCATGCGTCGCCGCGCCTTTCATAATCACCTTCTCGATCACAAATCGCCGAAACAGAAGCGTCATTTGAAGACCAAGGCTGTGGTGGATCGCACCGACGAAGAACGCGTCACGCTGATGATGCCCTACGCCTGA